One genomic region from Streptomyces sp. NBC_00582 encodes:
- a CDS encoding bi-domain-containing oxidoreductase — protein MKQVVQNYKSGELAVLDVPVPGCKPGGVLVRSAFSLISTGTEMMKVSEAGMSMLGKARSRPDQVAKVMQSVATNGVPATYRKVMGKLDSYTPLGYSLCGVVEQVGAGIDDVKVGDLVACAGNEHALHAELNWVPKNLYAPVPDGLAPRHAAFGTVGSIAMQGVRQGEPQLGETALVIGLGLIGQLVVQLLAASGVRVVGADPDPARCELAERLGAAAAGDPSSAAVEAAVAELTDGHGVDQVYLAAGGGSNQPVELAARLCRDRGRVVDIGKCRLDLPWNAYYEKELDVRFSRSYGPGRYDPEYELEGRDYPIGYVRWTERRNLACFLDLMARGKVDVEPLVSHVADFDDAVETYRRLKDGELKAVAVLFRYPEPTEGAAEAKAPSVAVPAVKAKPSPARAARTPVRLAFVGAGNYATSMLLPHLARREGVELATVVTTTALSAANAQRKFGFAGATTDLDGVLGDKSIDAVFVVTRHSTHADLTRKALLAGKTVFVEKPLALTEDELAGVLAAVEESGNDRLQVGFNRRFAPLLQEARKRFGARTGPANLRYLVNAGRLDHGSWYLQQGSEGSRFVGEGGHFIDTASWLLDADPVSVYATATSGNEDLQVVLRYPDGSTATISYVTTGPSGFPKETLDLVADGRALRLDDFVRASVYGRDKWVSSRLPKARDKGQNAELAAFVKAVRGGGPMPVPLESLVATTAATLAVQAGLAGGAPVTLARAR, from the coding sequence GTGAAACAGGTCGTACAGAACTACAAGAGCGGCGAGCTGGCGGTGCTCGACGTGCCGGTGCCGGGCTGCAAGCCGGGCGGTGTGCTGGTCCGCAGCGCCTTCTCGCTGATCTCCACCGGCACCGAGATGATGAAGGTGTCCGAGGCCGGCATGTCGATGCTGGGCAAGGCCCGGTCCCGCCCCGACCAGGTGGCCAAGGTCATGCAGAGCGTGGCCACCAACGGGGTGCCCGCCACCTACCGCAAGGTGATGGGCAAGCTGGACTCCTACACGCCGCTCGGCTACTCGCTGTGCGGGGTGGTCGAGCAGGTCGGCGCCGGGATCGACGACGTGAAGGTCGGCGACCTCGTGGCCTGCGCCGGCAACGAGCACGCCCTGCACGCCGAGCTGAACTGGGTGCCGAAGAACCTCTACGCCCCGGTGCCGGACGGCCTCGCGCCGCGGCACGCGGCCTTCGGCACCGTCGGGTCGATCGCGATGCAGGGCGTCCGCCAGGGCGAACCGCAGCTCGGCGAGACAGCGCTGGTCATCGGCCTCGGCCTGATCGGGCAGCTGGTGGTGCAGCTCCTGGCCGCCTCGGGGGTCCGTGTCGTCGGCGCCGATCCCGACCCGGCGCGCTGCGAACTCGCCGAGCGCCTGGGCGCCGCGGCCGCCGGCGACCCCTCGTCCGCGGCCGTGGAAGCCGCCGTCGCCGAACTCACCGACGGTCACGGCGTCGACCAGGTGTACCTGGCCGCCGGCGGCGGCAGCAACCAGCCCGTCGAGCTGGCCGCCCGGCTGTGCCGGGACCGCGGCCGGGTGGTGGACATCGGCAAGTGCCGCCTGGACCTGCCGTGGAACGCGTACTACGAGAAGGAACTCGACGTCCGCTTCTCCCGCAGCTACGGCCCCGGGCGCTACGACCCGGAGTACGAACTCGAAGGCCGCGACTACCCCATCGGCTACGTCCGCTGGACCGAGCGCCGCAACCTGGCCTGCTTCCTCGATCTCATGGCCCGCGGGAAGGTCGACGTGGAGCCTCTGGTCTCCCACGTCGCCGACTTCGACGACGCCGTGGAGACGTACCGGCGGCTGAAGGACGGCGAGCTGAAGGCCGTGGCCGTGCTGTTCCGCTACCCCGAACCGACGGAAGGGGCGGCGGAAGCCAAGGCTCCGTCGGTGGCCGTGCCCGCGGTGAAGGCGAAGCCGAGCCCGGCCCGGGCGGCCAGGACGCCGGTACGTCTGGCGTTCGTGGGCGCGGGCAACTACGCGACGTCGATGCTGCTGCCGCACCTCGCCCGGCGCGAGGGCGTCGAGCTGGCGACCGTCGTCACCACGACGGCGCTGTCCGCGGCCAACGCGCAGCGCAAGTTCGGCTTCGCCGGGGCGACCACCGATCTCGACGGCGTGCTCGGCGACAAGTCCATCGACGCGGTGTTCGTCGTCACCCGGCACAGCACTCACGCCGACCTGACCCGCAAGGCCCTCCTGGCCGGCAAGACGGTGTTCGTGGAGAAGCCGCTGGCGCTCACCGAGGACGAGCTGGCCGGGGTGCTCGCGGCGGTCGAGGAGTCCGGCAACGACCGGTTGCAGGTCGGCTTCAACCGCCGCTTCGCCCCGCTGCTCCAGGAGGCCAGGAAGCGCTTCGGAGCCCGGACCGGTCCGGCGAACCTGCGCTACCTGGTCAACGCGGGCCGCCTCGACCACGGCAGCTGGTACCTCCAACAGGGCTCCGAGGGCTCGCGGTTCGTGGGCGAGGGCGGCCACTTCATCGACACGGCGAGCTGGCTGCTCGACGCCGACCCGGTCTCGGTCTACGCGACCGCCACCTCCGGCAACGAGGACCTCCAGGTCGTGCTGCGCTACCCGGACGGCTCCACCGCCACCATCAGCTACGTCACCACCGGCCCGTCCGGCTTCCCCAAGGAGACGCTGGACCTGGTCGCCGACGGTCGCGCGCTGCGGCTCGACGACTTCGTGCGGGCCTCGGTGTACGGCCGTGACAAGTGGGTCAGTTCACGGCTGCCCAAGGCCCGGGACAAGGGGCAGAACGCCGAACTGGCCGCGTTCGTCAAGGCGGTCCGCGGCGGCGGTCCGATGCCGGTGCCGCTGGAGTCGCTGGTCGCCACCACGGCGGCCACCCTCGCCGTGCAGGCCGGCCTGGCCGGCGGTGCGCCGGTGACCTTGGCGAGGGCGCGATGA
- a CDS encoding heparinase II/III family protein, which translates to MTMSAGWYLRRLSRMGPQEVAGRLGDTVRRRRWRSAPPACPSVTGARFTAVLPAGTIGAVPSDAAKRLVAEADRLMDGHAEFFGVVRDDLADPDWWRDPKTGRRAPSGYAFDVPYRSEDAVGDIKQIWEPSRHQYLTQLAAAYAITGDERYAERVAEHLRSWWAANPPLQGVHWISGIELGIRLLSWVWVRRLLDGWPGAAGLFEDNPVAVNQIWHHQRWLAAFPSRGSSANNHVIAETAGQLAAACAFDWFPASARWRDDALRSLDRHLRGNTYGSGLNRELATEYHGLVLELGLAALAEADAAGVPVPATLRLVLLRMTDALAAVVDNRLRPPRQGDADDGHGLILDGVGTDRWGSLLATGDAVFGRLDWWPEVTGTDVRTPLLTALVKPTQPSLTRPASRPAHFADAGLTILRGPGEIWCRCDGGPHGFLSIAAHAHADALSVEVRHDGVDVLADPGTYCYHGQPEWRRYFRSTLGHNTLRLDGDDQSVSGGPFLWTRQARSRVLVADTSDEQGARWCAEHDGYRPSVHRRRVELTAGSRELRVVDEVRGPHRSVQVAFHLGPAITADLVGNRAVLTWTRDGEDRSATLDLPGELSWRAHRGETDPPLGWYSAGFGRKEPATTLVGTGVADGVGDFTTVLRFHG; encoded by the coding sequence ATGACCATGAGCGCGGGCTGGTACCTCCGGCGGCTGTCCCGGATGGGACCGCAGGAGGTCGCCGGCCGGCTGGGTGACACGGTGCGCAGACGACGGTGGCGGTCGGCGCCGCCCGCCTGCCCGAGCGTGACCGGCGCCCGGTTCACCGCGGTGCTGCCCGCCGGGACCATCGGCGCCGTACCCTCGGACGCCGCGAAGCGTCTCGTCGCCGAGGCGGACCGGCTGATGGACGGGCACGCCGAGTTCTTCGGCGTGGTCCGCGACGACCTGGCCGACCCGGACTGGTGGCGCGACCCCAAGACCGGGCGCCGGGCCCCCTCGGGCTACGCGTTCGACGTGCCGTACCGCAGTGAGGACGCGGTCGGGGACATCAAGCAGATCTGGGAGCCGTCCCGGCACCAGTACCTCACCCAGCTCGCCGCCGCCTACGCGATCACCGGGGACGAGCGGTACGCCGAGCGCGTCGCCGAGCATCTGCGGTCGTGGTGGGCGGCCAACCCGCCGCTGCAGGGCGTCCACTGGATCAGCGGCATCGAGCTGGGCATCCGGCTGCTGTCCTGGGTGTGGGTCCGCCGACTGCTCGACGGCTGGCCGGGCGCGGCCGGCCTGTTCGAGGACAACCCGGTGGCGGTGAACCAGATCTGGCACCACCAGCGCTGGCTGGCGGCCTTCCCCAGCCGGGGCTCCTCGGCGAACAACCACGTCATCGCCGAGACCGCCGGGCAGTTGGCGGCGGCCTGCGCGTTCGACTGGTTCCCCGCCTCGGCGCGCTGGCGGGACGACGCGCTGCGCTCGCTGGATCGGCACCTGCGCGGCAACACCTACGGCTCCGGCCTCAACCGCGAGCTGGCCACCGAGTACCACGGCCTCGTCCTGGAGCTCGGCCTGGCCGCGCTGGCCGAGGCCGACGCCGCCGGCGTACCGGTCCCGGCGACCCTCCGGCTGGTGCTGCTGCGCATGACCGACGCGCTCGCGGCCGTCGTGGACAACCGGCTCCGGCCGCCGCGCCAGGGGGACGCGGACGACGGGCACGGTCTGATCCTGGACGGCGTGGGCACCGACCGCTGGGGCTCACTGCTGGCCACCGGGGACGCCGTGTTCGGCCGGCTCGACTGGTGGCCGGAGGTGACCGGCACCGATGTGCGCACCCCGCTGCTGACAGCGCTCGTGAAACCCACGCAACCGTCCCTGACCCGTCCGGCGAGCCGGCCCGCCCACTTCGCCGACGCGGGGCTCACGATCCTGCGCGGCCCGGGCGAGATCTGGTGCCGCTGCGACGGCGGTCCGCACGGCTTCCTGTCCATCGCCGCGCACGCGCACGCGGACGCGCTGTCGGTGGAGGTCCGGCACGACGGGGTCGACGTGCTCGCCGACCCGGGCACGTACTGCTACCACGGGCAGCCCGAGTGGCGGCGGTACTTCCGGTCGACCCTCGGCCACAACACCCTCCGGCTGGACGGCGATGACCAGTCCGTCTCCGGCGGCCCGTTCCTGTGGACCCGGCAGGCCCGCAGCCGCGTCCTGGTCGCGGACACCTCCGACGAGCAGGGGGCCCGCTGGTGCGCCGAGCACGACGGTTACCGGCCCTCCGTGCACCGCCGCCGGGTGGAGCTGACGGCCGGGAGCCGGGAGCTGAGGGTGGTCGACGAGGTGCGCGGCCCGCACCGCAGTGTGCAGGTGGCGTTCCACCTCGGCCCGGCGATCACCGCGGACCTGGTGGGGAACCGGGCGGTGCTCACCTGGACCAGGGACGGCGAGGACCGCTCCGCGACGCTCGACCTGCCCGGGGAGCTGTCCTGGCGGGCCCATCGCGGGGAGACCGACCCGCCGCTGGGCTGGTACTCCGCCGGCTTCGGCCGCAAGGAACCCGCCACCACGCTGGTCGGCACCGGTGTCGCCGACGGCGTGGGGGACTTCACCACCGTACTCAGGTTCCACGGCTAG
- a CDS encoding right-handed parallel beta-helix repeat-containing protein — protein MDLRAGRSARHVPAADRARSLPGSSGAQNPGARAGRRDAAEIRRGPLGRGRARRAWRQWAWPAAALALLAATGCESGTTDAAPKPTAAPSTSAARVCATPPAGPAKAPAGAVTVDPAVPGDLAAKTESSPAHTTFWLRPGKHTLMSDRYDQVIPKEGDVYLGAPGAVLDGRRSNQYAFGGTAPDVTIRYLTVQGFEAPRDEGVINHDSADGWRIEHARIQNNSGAGLMAGARQQVRASCLRANGQYGMNAYKGGDGIRGLVVEGNEIVGNNTDDWERKRPACGCSGGVKFWAVDGADIRGNWVHDNRGTGLWADTNNNDFLIEDNLIEDNDGAALIYEISYNAIIRMNTIRRNNWVEGRDNAAGGDTFPFATVYLSESGGEPRIRARTDKIDIYRNVLENNWSGITLWENADRFCNSPANTSSGDCTLLVKNTDRCVQPAIAKAPLYSDCRWKTQRVDIHDNRFVLDKSVVDCTVMCDRMAVLSNYGTYPDWSPYQGERVALAITSEQHNRWHDNVYVGPWTFVVHDASRTVGFKQWRHAPYRQDAGSTLRAGGGG, from the coding sequence ATGGATCTCCGTGCGGGAAGGAGCGCCCGCCACGTACCGGCCGCGGACCGTGCTCGGTCCCTGCCCGGCTCGAGCGGGGCCCAGAACCCGGGGGCGCGTGCGGGACGTCGCGACGCCGCGGAGATCCGTCGTGGACCGCTGGGGAGAGGACGGGCAAGGCGCGCCTGGCGGCAGTGGGCGTGGCCGGCGGCGGCGCTGGCCCTGCTGGCGGCGACCGGTTGCGAGAGCGGCACGACGGACGCGGCGCCGAAGCCGACCGCCGCGCCCTCCACGTCCGCCGCGCGTGTGTGCGCCACACCCCCGGCCGGGCCGGCGAAGGCGCCGGCGGGCGCGGTGACCGTCGACCCGGCGGTGCCCGGCGACCTGGCCGCGAAGACCGAGAGCAGCCCGGCGCACACCACCTTCTGGCTGCGGCCGGGCAAGCACACCCTCATGTCGGACCGCTACGACCAGGTGATCCCCAAGGAGGGGGACGTCTATCTGGGCGCGCCGGGCGCGGTGCTCGACGGCCGCAGGAGCAACCAGTACGCGTTCGGCGGCACCGCCCCTGACGTCACGATCCGCTACCTGACCGTGCAGGGGTTCGAGGCGCCCCGGGACGAGGGCGTGATCAACCACGACTCGGCCGACGGCTGGAGGATCGAGCACGCGCGGATCCAGAACAACTCCGGCGCCGGGCTGATGGCCGGCGCCCGCCAGCAGGTCCGCGCGAGCTGTCTGCGCGCCAACGGCCAGTACGGCATGAACGCGTACAAGGGCGGCGACGGTATCCGCGGCCTGGTGGTCGAGGGCAACGAGATCGTGGGCAACAACACGGACGACTGGGAGCGGAAGCGGCCGGCCTGCGGCTGCAGCGGAGGCGTCAAGTTCTGGGCCGTCGACGGCGCCGACATCCGCGGCAACTGGGTGCACGACAACCGCGGAACCGGGTTGTGGGCGGACACCAACAACAACGACTTCCTCATCGAGGACAACCTGATCGAGGACAACGACGGTGCCGCGCTGATCTACGAGATCAGCTACAACGCGATCATCCGGATGAACACGATCCGGCGGAACAACTGGGTCGAGGGTCGCGACAACGCCGCCGGCGGCGACACCTTCCCGTTCGCGACCGTCTACCTCTCCGAGTCCGGCGGCGAACCGCGGATCCGGGCCCGCACGGACAAGATCGACATCTACCGGAACGTGCTGGAGAACAACTGGTCCGGGATCACCCTGTGGGAGAACGCCGACCGGTTCTGCAACAGCCCGGCCAACACCTCGTCCGGTGACTGCACGTTGCTGGTGAAGAACACCGACCGCTGCGTGCAGCCGGCGATCGCCAAGGCACCGCTCTACTCCGACTGCCGGTGGAAGACCCAGCGGGTGGACATCCACGACAACCGCTTCGTACTGGACAAGTCCGTCGTCGACTGCACGGTGATGTGCGACCGGATGGCGGTGCTGTCCAACTACGGCACCTATCCGGACTGGTCGCCGTACCAGGGCGAGCGGGTGGCCCTGGCGATCACCAGCGAGCAGCACAACCGCTGGCACGACAACGTCTACGTCGGACCGTGGACCTTCGTCGTCCACGACGCGAGCCGGACGGTCGGCTTCAAGCAGTGGCGGCACGCGCCGTACCGGCAGGACGCGGGGAGCACCCTCCGCGCAGGGGGCGGTGGTTGA